From a single Miscanthus floridulus cultivar M001 chromosome 8, ASM1932011v1, whole genome shotgun sequence genomic region:
- the LOC136474906 gene encoding WAT1-related protein At1g44800-like, whose product MAVGKVLNDVKPYLAMILLQVGFAGMYIVAVASLKRGMSHFVLVVYRNLFATAVMAPFALWFERKRPRMTITIFLKIMGLALLEPVLDQNLYYMGCNLTSAGFASALINILPAVTFVMALVLRMEKVRLRSVHSQAKIVGTVLTVAGAVLMILYHGPAVQFPWSKAQHHHDSSAGAGAQGGAGFLTGIITIIVACVCWSAFFVLQANTLKSYPAELSLTTLICLMGSLMSGSVALVAERRNTQAWVIGFDTRLFTAIYAGIVCSGVAYYVQGIVSRQRGPVFVTAFNPLCMIITAIMGSIILKEEITRGSVIGAAIIVLGLYALIWGKSKDDVNQVADVSASGGSKGTAAADLPITLAQPNGNGNHELRSGRGVVFDVEMPAANGNY is encoded by the exons ATGGCTGTGGGAAAAGTTCTGAACGATGTGAAGCCGTACCTGGCCATGATCCTGCTGCAGGTAGGGTTCGCCGGCATGTACATCGTCGCCGTGGCCTCGCTCAAGCGCGGGATGAGCCACTTCGTCCTCGTCGTCTACCGTAACCTCTTCGCCACCGCCGTCATGGCGCCCTTCGCGCTCTGGTTCGAGAG GAAGAGGCCAAGGATGACCATCaccatcttcctcaagataatgggGCTCGCCTTACTCGA ACCCGTTCTGGATCAGAACCTCTACTACATGGGTTGCAACCTGACCTCGGCCGGCTTCGCGTCGGCGCTGATAAACATCCTCCCGGCCGTCACATTCGTCATGGCCCTTGTCCTACGGATGGAGAAGGTGCGGCTGCGGAGCGTGCACAGCCAGGCCAAGATCGTGGGCACGGTCCTCACCGTCGCCGGCGCGGTGCTCATGATCCTGTACCACGGCCCCGCGGTGCAGTTCCCGTGGTCCAAGGCGCAGCACCACCACGACAGCAGCGCCGGCGCCGGAGCCCAGGGCGGAGCCGGCTTCCTCACcgggatcatcaccatcatcgtcgCCTGCGTCTGCTGGTCGGCCTTCTTCGTCCTCCAGGCCAACACGCTCAAGAGCTACCCCGCGGAGCTGTCGCTGACCACGCTCATCTGCCTCATGGGCTCGCTGATGAGCGGCTCCGTCGCGCTCGTCGCCGAGCGCCGCAACACCCAGGCCTGGGTCATCGGCTTCGACACCCGCCTCTTCACCGCCATCTACGCC GGTATTGTGTGCTCCGGCGTGGCATACTACGTGCAAGGTATCGTGTCGAGGCAACGAGGCCCGGTGTTCGTCACGGCCTTCAATCCTCTCTGCATGATCATAACCGCCATCATGGGCTCCATCATACTCAAAGAAGAGATCACTCGCGGAAG CGTGATTGGCGCTGCGATCATCGTGCTAGGCCTGTACGCGCTCATCTGGGGCAAGAGCAAGGACGACGTGAACCAGGTCGCCGACGTCTCAGCATCAGGCGGCTCCAAGGGCACAGCGGCTgccgatctgcccatcaccttggCGCAGCCCAACGGCAACGGCAATCACGAGCTCCGCAGCGGCCGCGGCGTCGTCTTCGACGTCGAGATGCCGGCGGCCAACGGCAAttactag